A genomic region of Pelodiscus sinensis isolate JC-2024 chromosome 1, ASM4963464v1, whole genome shotgun sequence contains the following coding sequences:
- the CCDC71L gene encoding coiled-coil domain-containing protein 71L → MKQEGAGRGAAAGLGAAAAWGAEGEAEKVVYSRSQVSFAGTKALGDAFKLFMPRSTEFMSSDSELWNFLCSLKHQFSPVILRSKDVYGYASCRAVVPELPPAPAKRPRRGAARRRPLPAKRRAPGRARKGRKRAPALPVPAGPQGSEAQRPREEEEEEEQAGPAEVPAWAPLGGQSLEEIWKAATPSLTTFPTIKVRGSVWKPRSLEAARREAQRILRVDLAPVVRMRRFPVARS, encoded by the coding sequence ATGAAGCAGGAGGGAGCCGGCCGGGGAGCCGCTGCCGGGCTCGGCGCGGCTGCGGCGTGGGGCGCGGAGGGCGAGGCGGAGAAAGTTGTCTACTCCCGCTCGCAGGTGTCCTTCGCCGGCACCAAGGCGCTGGGCGACGCCTTCAAGCTCTTCATGCCCCGCTCCACCGAGTTCATGAGCTCGGACTCGGAGCTGTGGAACTTCCTGTGCAGCCTCAAGCACCAGTTCTCCCCGGTCATCCTGCGCAGCAAGGACGTGTACGGCTACGCCTCCTGCCGGGCCGTGGTGCCCGAGCTGCCCCCGGCGCCGGCAAAACGGCCCCGCCGCGGAGCGGCCCGGCGGCGCCCCCTGCCCGCCAAGCGCAGAGCGCCCGGCCGCGCCAGGAAGGGGAGGAAacgcgccccagccctgcccgtgcccgcCGGTCCCCAGGGCAGCGAAGCGCAGCGGccccgggaggaggaggaggaggaggagcaggccggCCCGGCCGAGGTGCCCGCGTGGGCTCCCCTGGGGGGCCAGTCCCTGGAGGAGATCTGGAAAGCGGCCACCCCCAGTCTCACCACCTTCCCCACCATCAAGGTGCGGGGCAGCGTCTGGAAGCCGCGGAGCTTGGAGGCGGCGCGGCGCGAGGCGCAGCGGATCCTCCGAGTGGACCTGGCGCCCGTAGTGAGGATGCGCCGCTTCCCCGTAGCCAGATCGTGA